From the Gadus chalcogrammus isolate NIFS_2021 chromosome 18, NIFS_Gcha_1.0, whole genome shotgun sequence genome, the window CACCTGGTTTACCAGCAGGCTGTGCCTGCAAGAACTGTACCCATGCTGTGTTACAGTTAAGGCTAGTACCGGTACTGTACTGGTACTGTACTGGGTCTGTACTTATACTTTACAGGTCTGTACTCTCTGCGTCCCGCATCCTGTACTTTAATGGTTCTGTACTGCATTGGATCTGTACTGGTTCTTTTCTGTAGTGGTTCTTTACTGGTACTATACTGGTCTGTACTGGTTTTGTACTGGTTCTGTACTTGACTGGTTCTGTACTGTACTGGTTATGCACTGTACTGTTCGGTACTGTTCTGGTTCTTTACTGGTACGGTACTGGCCTGTACTATACTGGTTCTgtactggtctgtactggtTCTGTGCTGGTTCTGTCCTCACCGCGCCCCTCGTCCGGCTCAGAGTTGCTGGTGGTTCCTTCGCTGAGTCCTGATTCGTCGGACGCTTCCGACCAGCTGGCGCGCTGGACGTCATCGCTGGCGTCGAAGAACTCCTCGACCGAGTCGCTCAACGAGGGGGGGCCGCGGGACGGACGGCCCCCTGCTGCCGCCCCCGcctgaggaggaaaggagggaagtTAGAACGAAAGAAGTGAGAGGGGGGAAATAAACAGTGAGCAAGAAATAAAAGAGGAATGAAGGAAATACAGAAAGAAACGAAGTAAACAATGAGAAGGCTCTGATTCCTCAGAGAAGGCCTTCAGaactagcctggctattgccagaccaagctcaatcgtagaacgcacgttggtctggggaagctgctgtcattttcttcagctcaAGAGGCGCGATcatcgggcctagttcaactgactctgtacgcgattggctgcttgccgccgCTTCCCTATCGCtatgtgttaaaccagccaatagcgcgctgggggggggggggggggggggagaagtcagcttggctcccgcaaaaatgtatcggagacagaaagaaatgtattgccctTCTCCAGACCCtgctgcagggcgaactcaaatcgccggcagaatgggcggggctacccagtctacttCAGAACAACCCAATGAAGGTCTACGATCTCCTTCCGAGACTGCCCTTATCTCAGGTGTGAGAGCCTACCTCCGGGGGGGCGTTGGGCCCCCACGCCTCCTGGAGCCTCTGCCGCTCCGCCGCCAGTGCGTCATGGACCGTCTTGAGCGAGGCCAGCACTGCAGCAACACGACACAGGGGGTAAAATGGTAAATGgtcaatggactgcatttatacagcgctttcctaaccagtggccgctcaaagcgcttttCAATGTGCGGTCTCTGAGCTACCGACCTCTCAGGGAGACGGTGCAGAAGTCCTGCTGGGTCTTGCGGCTCTCGTTGGACTCCCCGCTGGGAGGAGAGAGCTGGGAGCAGACGTAGTCGGGGATGGAGGCCACGGAGGAGGTGCTTAGGTGGCTGGAGGACAGctgcaggaggtggggggaaaggtggaggtgttggtggaggaggtgctcgCGGAGGCCGTCGTGTTCTCCACCACTGAGAGTCGGGTGGAGATCACATCTCAGGCATCTTTGGTTGTTTCTAGGTCTTTCCACTGTGTCATTATTTGAGctgtatattaatattaaatgGAACTACTGGGATAACTTTATTAACCATTACTGAACATTGATTAACAGTTCATCACAAGTTAACTAATGATCTAGTTACCATTTACGAATGGTGTACTTTGTTCACTAACATAATGGGGTTCTTGTTAAATAAGGTCATAATGTtaacattatttaatagggttaaGATTAACCCTAACACCTATTGACTGGTTGATGAGGTATAGTAGGGTTAATGATTCTAACTGAGGCTAACTGGGGCTAATGGGTGTAACTGGGTCTAATTGGGGTTCTACAGGGGACACTGAATGAACTATAACAACGATCCTAGAAAGAAATGTTTTCCCAACAACTCACCGATTTAGTAATCCCCCGAATTGGCTTTGGATTGGAAAGACGCGGATCAGATACTTAAATACTAAAACATGGATTCTTAAGCCACGATATGGACCATTCCCCAAAActgattcattcattaaatCAGCGATCGATGAGTATTTCATATAATGCCTGTTCAGATATCTCCAGGTATTTAAGGTGAGGGTATTTCTGCCTTCAAAACATCGAGAGTGAACCAAAGGCCGGCTCCTcggtgacccttgaccctggATCTGACCCCTAACATCAGCAGCCCGGTGTGAGCCAGAGACTCCCCATCCCCAGAGACTCACCATCCCCAGCGCCTCCACCCGGGACAGGGTCCGGGAGTGGCCCCACACCCGGCAGGATTTGGACTTCTTTGGCTTCTCCAGGCAGAGGTTCTGGAGGGAGGTCAACATTATTTATTAGGATTTATTGAGGTACATTTTTGGGGGGTTTTGAGGTAAACGTTATTTATTACAATTTATTAAGGTACATTTTTGGAGGTTTTTGAGGTAAACTTGTCTCCTGGTACCTGTACCATGTGACGCTGTCTCCTGGTACCTGTACCATGTGACTGTGTCTCCTGGTACCGTGTGTGGTTAGTCTCCTGGTACCTGGATGCTGATGATGCGCTGCAGCTCTCCGTTGGAGATGGGCTTGCGGTTCTCCAGGGCCTGCAGCCTCTCGGCCAGACGGCTCAGCTCAGAAACGTCCAGCTGGCAGCGGTTCAGCTCTGACACCCCAAGGAGAGAGACCCCCACATCATGTTAAAGGCTCACGCTAATCGAATGGACCGATTACATATGATTGATATGAAAGgatttattttatatacattattaTATGAATGATATACGCTGAATGGAGGAtacatatttatctatatatgaGTGCTGTAGGCTGCATGTCGTTACCGGCGACGCAGCTGTCAGGGTCCTGGCTCTGCTGCAGCCAGGCAGACACCTTTCCGTTGGCCTCGGTGCTGGCCCCCTCGGGGCCCTCCGACGCCCTGGCTGCATGGGGCCCCTCCGAGGGCCTGGCCGCGGGCCCCGAGTAGAGGCCCGGGGAGCTCTGGTAATGGGGGTACAGTGGCTGAGattggggaggagggaggagaggaggaaggagaggaggagaggaggagaggaggagaggagagtataggaggaaggagaggaggagaggagaggagagaggatagggcaggtgaggagagaaggagaggagaggagagaggatagggcaggtgaggagaggaggagaggagaggtgaggaaggagaggggaggaggagaggagaggatagggcaggtgaggagaggagaggaggataggagaggagaggagataggatagggcaggtgaggagaggagaggaggggaggagaggagaggaggggaggggagagcaaaggaacagagaggagtggagaggaggagaggagaggagaggagaggagaggagaggagaggagaggagaggagaggaaccgAGAGGAGTGGaaatgaagaggaagatgagaagGGCAGGAGATGGAAGGATTGAAAGTGGAGAGAAAGAGTAAGGAAGGAAGCAGAAAATAAGATGAAAAAAGatgaaagaagaggagagaaacgGAACAAAATGGCTGAGGTTTATTCAAGGCGATATTTACCAAGTCTCCATTCTGTTGGGCTAATCCCGCCGGAGTGCCGGCCTGGAGGTAGCCGTTGTGACCGAGACCCTCGTTCTTCTTGTAAAGCCGGTGAGCTTGTAGCTTCGTGACCCAGATGTAGAACAGCTCGTGGCTCTTCGCCTTGAGGAGATGAAGAGTAAAAACGATTCATAATGTGTTCCCGATCATCCCATTGACCTCCTCTGTACACACGAGGTTTATGATGTGATATGTAATGATGTGAAGTGTTCTGGGAAGGGGGGCGGCGGCTCCAGGCACACCTTGACGTGGTACAGGATGTCGCCCGTGTCCAGGTCGATGCGGTAGGTCTTCTTGTTCATGGACATCACAGCCACGCTGACGTCCAGCGAGCCCTGGATCCTACCCCTGGAGATCTGCACGAGCACAAAACGTTGGCGCGATTATCTCAAAACATTATTTTACTAAAATCAgacttttatttttaacttAAAAATGGTTTACTTACATCTTGTTGATTTTTGGAATACCGCAAAATCCCtgcttccaaaacaaaatatcTCTGGAAGAATGACAAGATCACACATTGGCAATTAAAGAACACTTCCcaataagggtacattcatCAACCCATCCTAATAATTTACTAATGGTCGTCATGTTTGTTAATGGTTAATGTTAACTAAAGTAATAGTGTTCATGAAAACTAACTAAGGTATTAATGAACACATTCTTTAATAGGACTAGGGTTAACCTTAATGCTATTCCTTACCCAACCCTAACCGGAATGATACAGAATATTGCTTATACTACATAAGCTAATGTCAATGAATGAAATAATGTACCCTTCATGTACAGTGTTGCcaatacatttcaaaataaaagctggAGTGCTGGATTCCCCACCTTGTGCCAGCCTTTCAGGggccacttcctcctcttcagcATGTAGCCCTCACAGATGCCAGGAACCGTCATGTCCGGAGGtttgtcacttcctgtctgcacCTCCATGGGCAGCTCGTCCATCACCTCCCAGTCCTTGATGTTCTGCAGACATGGAGAACATCTGGTTTGGACTAGAATACCGGGAAGATGTTGGGATCTTCAGTGCACTTTTTATTGCTTGAACATCCTGGTACATGTAGCACCAGACTCCGGGAGGAATTtataaatgtttgaatgttgATAAAAATCTTCAGAATGGATGCTGTCCTATTTAGAAATTATTTATGCCTTTCAGATCCGAAAAGTGATCTGAGTAAAGCAACCAGCGGCTGTCTGTATCGTCTTCCCTGAGGAACGGGGTCTTTCAAACATTGGGGCTCTTCAGAGCCCGGGTCCTTTTACCGTCTCGGCTCCAGACGGTGTTTGGTTTCCCTgccaccctccctcccagcgGATCACATTCAGGCTCTCAATCTGAACGTCTATCGGTCGATGCATCGCCACACGGCAGGTCATCGACTTGACCCttcacctctgacctcctcctcacctgtctggaCTGGGGGGACGAGGCAGTGCTGCTGCTCCGCGAGTGGCAGGGCTTGTTCCAGGAGGGCGGCGCCTTCTCCAGCCCGCTGGTCATTGATTGGCTGCGGTTCAGCGCCGACGAGTAGGACTCCATTTTGAGTGTAGCGACGGTGGACTCTCAGTGGGATGAGCTGTGCTCTGCCCGCGGCGGCTGGCTCATGTTATGACGACGTCTGGTTCAGGTGGGTGGGAGGACCGTCAATCAAACGAATGTTTAATGGTGTCACACATATGCAGCCcataataacacaacacaacagagcAACCCTTCCCAAGCATATTTCTGATTGTTTCTGATTCGTTTGAAAGAGCAAATCTATAACATTCAAACGTTAATCATTGTTTTGTCTTCTCTTTTATGCATACAGAGTAACGGACCAGTTATTTATTTCAGGATAACGCATCTTCTACTGTGCTCAGACTACATCACaatagggggtgggggggagtagGAAAACTAATATTTAACTTCCTGCACTCTGGGTTAGATACAACGCATCACAAGTCCCTCAACCTAGTAGGCATGAATGGGTTGGGTACTCTGTGGAAGGACTTCACCTCCAGGGGAAAAAGCTCTGCCACACAATGTTCCTGAAGCGCAGGCATGCTGCTTTATATTGAGACCAGCCCTTGGGATAAAATGGCTGCCATGTCTCTAACACCCCAGCGGCCCCGCCCTCGAGGAGCAGATTAACAACATCCCACTAATTGGCTTTTATCAAGAGCCGTTTTTAGCAAGCTGTCAGAGGGAGACGCAGAAACGAGATCACAGGAGCAGAGAACAAGGCCAGTGACAGCTAATGAGACGCTGGCAGCAGGCCTGCCAGGACTAGGAAGAGAAAGAAGCTGTAGCACATGTAGAGCCATGTGTAACCCAAAATGCACGTCCATCTTTAGGAGGTCAAAACAAACATGCCACATTACATCGTCTGGCTACATAACTTTAAATCCAACAGTGACTTCCTTAGACACAGATATTTCTGAATGCACATGGTCAGTTTTCACCATCAAAACACCTCCTTATTCTGTATAAAACATTCTTCAGAATAAGTAACCAAAGCGTGATTGTCAACGTTGGTGCCACCAGGTGGCTAACTCCTGGAACAGAGgtaatagatatcttgtttattttatagACAGACTTCTCTGGCCTGTAGTATAAATGAGACCAGGTGGTCTGTGTGGCATCAGTATCACATTGTAGTTAGaaccagtaacacacacacacacacacacacacacacacacacacacacacacacacacacacacacacacacacacacacacacacacacacacacacacacacacacacacacacacacacacacacgcgcgttaTAGTCCGCGACCAGTTCCCCATTTCAATTCTGATGAGGAACACTTGTTAGAAGAGGAAGGACAACAGTAGGGCGATTGTGTGATGGAAAAACACCGATCCCTGTATGCCAAGTGAGAGCTAGGGTTCTGGTCTTGCATTATTTAACTGTTTGGTCGGGTATAGGCATGCTGGGCGTGACGTCAGGACAGGAGAGCTGGGCGTGACGtaaggacaggagaggagagctgaccTCGGTCTGTGGCGCGCGGGGCCGGAAACGAGATAAGGGGATTTGCAGCCTCTGAGCTCGTCTGCTAAAGGAAAGAATCTCCTTATCAGAAGAGCACAGAAAACCCGTCCGACCTGTGTCGCAGACAAGAGATCCTGTGATATAGATCTCTCGGTAAACAGCCTACCTGTCCTAGCCCTGGTCCCCCATCCAGTTACCTGGCTTTGGTAAAACACAAGTGTCCCATGGTGCAAACTATCAGCCCCATAATGCAGACCTTGTCTTCAACAGGCCGATACAACAATCCCCAAGTTGACGTTGTCAAACGTGTGGATGTGTAGCCTGAGGCTAGGGTTCTTGTCATTGAGCATAACAGAGACGCTTTGGAATCTCTTCGAGTGGGAATGTTTTCTGTCTTACCTTCGATTCACGTCCGCCTTTCATCATATACCGCGATATCCCACCGCAGAAGCGTCCGCGTCACTCGCTCTCCCATCTAAAAATTAATCA encodes:
- the osbpl7 gene encoding oxysterol-binding protein-related protein 7 isoform X2; amino-acid sequence: MESYSSALNRSQSMTSGLEKAPPSWNKPCHSRSSSTASSPQSRQNIKDWEVMDELPMEVQTGSDKPPDMTVPGICEGYMLKRRKWPLKGWHKRYFVLEAGILRYSKNQQDISRGRIQGSLDVSVAVMSMNKKTYRIDLDTGDILYHVKAKSHELFYIWVTKLQAHRLYKKNEGLGHNGYLQAGTPAGLAQQNGDLSSPGLYSGPAARPSEGPHAARASEGPEGASTEANGKVSAWLQQSQDPDSCVAELNRCQLDVSELSRLAERLQALENRKPISNGELQRIISIQNLCLEKPKKSKSCRVWGHSRTLSRVEALGMLSSSHLSTSSVASIPDYVCSQLSPPSGESNESRKTQQDFCTVSLRVLASLKTVHDALAAERQRLQEAWGPNAPPEAGAAAGGRPSRGPPSLSDSVEEFFDASDDVQRASWSEASDESGLSEGTTSNSEPDEGRASETVKYRASLSQTPSTLVPKTTGGRRSVLPAHCPDNSHVGLMAILYNNIGKDLSRVSMPAPLNEPINLLQRLCEELEYSELLDTASRTADPYQRMVYVAAFAISGYSSAIFRNRYKPFNPVLGETYECVREDRGFRMISEQVSHHPPISACHAESDNFSFWQDQRWKNKFWGKSLEIVPTGMVNLKIPSYGDHYEWNKVVTCIHNVLSQQRYLEHYGEVTITNLSSPACTCRITFVKARYWGSETTKNEVQGTVLDQGGSIIHRFGGLWHEGIYCDTLPTPKCIWKPNPQPKDHLLYYGFSLFAIELNELTPELKTLLPPTDSRLRPDQRMLEDGMVEESDKKKDELEEMQRERRRQMTKRGEEHIPRFFKQGRDAAGRDVWDTNGSYWKLREKPGFANVERMSLW
- the osbpl7 gene encoding oxysterol-binding protein-related protein 7 isoform X1, which translates into the protein MESYSSALNRSQSMTSGLEKAPPSWNKPCHSRSSSTASSPQSRQNIKDWEVMDELPMEVQTGSDKPPDMTVPGICEGYMLKRRKWPLKGWHKRYFVLEAGILRYSKNQQDISRGRIQGSLDVSVAVMSMNKKTYRIDLDTGDILYHVKAKSHELFYIWVTKLQAHRLYKKNEGLGHNGYLQAGTPAGLAQQNGDLPLYPHYQSSPGLYSGPAARPSEGPHAARASEGPEGASTEANGKVSAWLQQSQDPDSCVAELNRCQLDVSELSRLAERLQALENRKPISNGELQRIISIQNLCLEKPKKSKSCRVWGHSRTLSRVEALGMLSSSHLSTSSVASIPDYVCSQLSPPSGESNESRKTQQDFCTVSLRVLASLKTVHDALAAERQRLQEAWGPNAPPEAGAAAGGRPSRGPPSLSDSVEEFFDASDDVQRASWSEASDESGLSEGTTSNSEPDEGRASETVKYRASLSQTPSTLVPKTTGGRRSVLPAHCPDNSHVGLMAILYNNIGKDLSRVSMPAPLNEPINLLQRLCEELEYSELLDTASRTADPYQRMVYVAAFAISGYSSAIFRNRYKPFNPVLGETYECVREDRGFRMISEQVSHHPPISACHAESDNFSFWQDQRWKNKFWGKSLEIVPTGMVNLKIPSYGDHYEWNKVVTCIHNVLSQQRYLEHYGEVTITNLSSPACTCRITFVKARYWGSETTKNEVQGTVLDQGGSIIHRFGGLWHEGIYCDTLPTPKCIWKPNPQPKDHLLYYGFSLFAIELNELTPELKTLLPPTDSRLRPDQRMLEDGMVEESDKKKDELEEMQRERRRQMTKRGEEHIPRFFKQGRDAAGRDVWDTNGSYWKLREKPGFANVERMSLW